AGCCTTCCAAAAGCCAGGCAACAGAAAAACCTAAACTTACACCTATTCAAAACCCACTCATAAAAAGTCCCATAGAAGAGCTCAACGAGAGGGAGGAAGAAATAAAGGAACAGAAACAGGAACAAGCAATACAAAGCCCTTCAGAGAAGACGGGGATAAAAGAAGACAAGGCGAATCCAAAGTTAGAGCAGTCGCACAAACCTGAAAAAGAAGAGACCAGCCCACCTACAAAACCAAATAAGGACCCCTTTGCTGAATACCTTCTCAAAGTAAAGAGGCTTATAGAAGCAAAGAAGGTCTATCCAGAAGAGGCAAAAAGATATGGTGTTGAAGGGAAAGTAACTTTGAGGCTTACTCTGGACAGGGATGGAAGGTTAAAAAATCTTCAGGTAGTGCGTTCAAGCGGAAGCTTCATACTAGACAGAGAAGCTCAAAAACTCATATCATCCCTAAAGTTTCCCCCTTTACCCAGCGGAGAAGAATACACCTTTCAAGTAGTCATAGAATACAAACTGGAGGATTGATATGCTTACGAGGAGAGAGTTTTTAGAGATAGCTGGTTTATCTATCAGCCTCCTGCTACTCCATCCTTTTGTGGCTATTTCAGAAGAGAGCGTGGAGGTCTTTCCTCAAGGTATAGCAAGCGGAGACCCTACCCAAGAGAGCATCCTTCTTTGGGCGCGTATAGAGCCTTCTGTACATGCGAGGTTGTCTAAGAACCTAAAGGTGTATGTACTGTTAGAAGGAAAAGAACTGTATAAGGAGTATGAAGTGCCTACAAATTACATAAGCCCGATGAACGACTATACAGTTAGGTTAAAGATAAGAAACCTGCTACCCGGCAGAACTTACTTTTATGTGTTTGAGTATGCAGGGGTAAAGAGAATGGGAAGGTTCAAAACTTTACCCGATAAGGAAGTGGATAACTATTCCATAGTCTTTATAACCTGTCAGAACTACGAAGATGGATATTATTCAGCCTTTAGACATATCGCGGAGGAAGAAGATATTGGTTTTGTTCTGCACCTTGGGGACGCCATATACGAGTGCATCTACGGAGCAAAGATAGCTGATAGAAAACTAAACCTTCCATCTGGGCAACCATGTGCCATAGGCTTAGAAGACTACCGCCATCTCTACAGAACTTACCTTTCTGACCCTAACTATCAGATAGCGCGCGCTATGCATTCTTTCATATACATATGGGACGACCACGAGTTTGCAAACGACTACTACTATGACTACGATAGGCAGTATTGGGTACCTGTTAGCTATCCTGAAAGCATAAGAAATAATAGAGAGTTTTGTTTAAGGCTAAAAAGAGCTTCCATTAAAGCGTGGTACGAATACACACCTGCGGTGGTAAAATTAAGCGCTGACAGTAAGAATCCTCTTGAATGGATAAGCATATACAGGAATTTCAAAGTAGGAAACCTCGCTCATCTTATATGCACCGACGAACGCTCATACCGGCAAAAGCAGTGTCCTATCAGGTATAGGTCTCCCGGTTGTTCAACACAGATAACTCACACAATGCTGGGAGAGGAACAGAGAAAATGGTTCTTTAGTAGGCTTTCCGAAAGAAACTTTCGCTGGAAAATTTGGGCTAATGAGGTACAGTTTGCTCTTTCAAGGATAGATGGTTTGTATAGTAGTACAGATGCATGGGATGGCTACATAGGTGAAAGAAGCAGGATAATAGAGTTTTTAAAGAATGAAAACATAGATAACCTCATAGTCTTGACGGGTGATAGACATGCCTTTATGGCTTCAGACATTCCAGAAGACTTCAGACCTAGTTATGAAAGGGTTTTAGGAGCTGAGTTCATGACAGGTGCCTTATCCTCTATAAACACTTCAGAAGCAGGCTGGTGGAAGAGAGATTTTCCTCAGTATAAAACTATAGAAGAAATCACAGAGGTGGAATTAACTCAAAACCCTTGGATAAGGTTCTTAAATCAGAAGACGTGGGGATATTCTGTGCTTGAGCTTAGTAAAGAAAAGGTACGTGTTAAGTTTTATTCAGTCGATAAGTATAAAAAACAAGCTCCCAAAAGCTTACTTGCAAGTCTCAGCTATGAGAGAGGCAGACCCTTAATGTTAGAATAACCTGTTTATTGCCTTAGTGATAAGGTTCTCTAACAATCCACCCGCCACAAAGGACCCAATCAGTATGGTTCTGTCCTTTTCTGTAAGAAAAGTGTCCCTTTCTCGCTTTCTTGACTTTTCTCCTCTTTTCAGGAGCTTCCTGCACCCTTCCTTTTCCGCCTCAATCTTGCTTATAAGTTCTTCAACTCTATTTTTCATAGCCGGTATTGATCGTAAAGATAAATTGTTAAGAAATCGTTAAGAAGCTATCCTCTAAGACCAAGCAAAAAAAAATATAACAGATTGCTGAGAAATAATATAATGATAGCATGAGATTTTCCACCGAATTTAAGGTCGGTGCCTTAGTAACTGCTGTTTCTCTTGCTTTTGCCTTCCTCGTGCTGACTTTTGGAGAGATACCCTTTTTCAAGCCTGGCGTTAAAGTTTACAGAGTGTACTTTGACAACGTGGGAGGTCTTTCAAAAGGTGCTGAAGTGAGGGTAGCGGGAATAAAGAGCGGAAAAGTCAGAAGCGTGGAATTAAAAGATGGAAAAGTGGAGGTGATCTTTGAAGTAGACAAAAGTATAAGACTGTACAGAGATGCGAGCGCACAGATAGGTACTCTTGGACTAATGGGTGATAAATACCTCTCTATAAATCCCGGCGACCCATCTTCTGGCACTTTATCTGAAGGGGAGGTTATACAGAAAACGTACGGATACGCCGATACGGATAAGCTTGTGAAAGAGCTTACAAACACATCAGAAGCTGTAAGACTTATGGTGGAAAACTTCCAACTCATACTGACAGAAAACAGGGAAGACATAAGAAAGATAGTCCAAAATCTTGAGGTTCTTTCGGATAATCTCAATAAAATGGCTCTTGAAAACAGGGAGAATCTGAGGGAAACCTTAGCCAATTTGAATATTCTGGTCGCAAACTTGAACAGAAGCCTCCCCTCTACTATAGCTTCCATAGAAAGGCTTTCCAGAGATATTGACAGGTTAGCTCTTGAAAACAGAGAGGACATAAGGGAAAGTGTTGAAAATCTTAGGGATCTGTCCGCAAGTCTCAAAAGCACCTTTCCT
The Hydrogenobacter sp. genome window above contains:
- a CDS encoding TonB family protein — encoded protein: MNTYLEDRIKAFILSLTVSSLSLFFLLKLPLALVAYKESKPQYIQVKLLELPQENTKKITKEPTKTTKTEKFIRKEPSKSQATEKPKLTPIQNPLIKSPIEELNEREEEIKEQKQEQAIQSPSEKTGIKEDKANPKLEQSHKPEKEETSPPTKPNKDPFAEYLLKVKRLIEAKKVYPEEAKRYGVEGKVTLRLTLDRDGRLKNLQVVRSSGSFILDREAQKLISSLKFPPLPSGEEYTFQVVIEYKLED
- a CDS encoding alkaline phosphatase D family protein yields the protein MLTRREFLEIAGLSISLLLLHPFVAISEESVEVFPQGIASGDPTQESILLWARIEPSVHARLSKNLKVYVLLEGKELYKEYEVPTNYISPMNDYTVRLKIRNLLPGRTYFYVFEYAGVKRMGRFKTLPDKEVDNYSIVFITCQNYEDGYYSAFRHIAEEEDIGFVLHLGDAIYECIYGAKIADRKLNLPSGQPCAIGLEDYRHLYRTYLSDPNYQIARAMHSFIYIWDDHEFANDYYYDYDRQYWVPVSYPESIRNNREFCLRLKRASIKAWYEYTPAVVKLSADSKNPLEWISIYRNFKVGNLAHLICTDERSYRQKQCPIRYRSPGCSTQITHTMLGEEQRKWFFSRLSERNFRWKIWANEVQFALSRIDGLYSSTDAWDGYIGERSRIIEFLKNENIDNLIVLTGDRHAFMASDIPEDFRPSYERVLGAEFMTGALSSINTSEAGWWKRDFPQYKTIEEITEVELTQNPWIRFLNQKTWGYSVLELSKEKVRVKFYSVDKYKKQAPKSLLASLSYERGRPLMLE